The window AGACCTGGGGTCTCTTATGATGTTACTTGGGGCTGTGGCCATCTGAAGGCTTGAATGGGGCTAGAGGACCTCATGTGGTTGGCAAACTGCTGGCCATTGGCAGGAAGCCTCAGTTCTTCCCCATGAGGACCTCTCCatagggctgcttgagtgtcctcacaatATGGCAGCTGGTTTCCTCCACAGTGAATGATCCAAGAGAGAATGGCAGAAGAAGCTGCAAGTGTCTTTAATGGCCTAGTCTTAGAAGAAATGCACCATTACTTCTACATATCTTGTCATTCACACAGACTAGCCATGATTCAGTGTGATGGGGATGATACAAGGGCATAGATATCAGGAGGAAAAGATCATAgggggccatcttggaggctggctaccacAGATGGAGGCAAGGGCTGGTAGGATTGACTGGCCTCAGGGTTGCAAACAGAACTCTGATATTAATCTGCTTCATTGAATCACTGGTATATTTCGGTTCCCCAGTAGAGGTGTTATTCAAGCTCCCAGTGCTGGGACATCTTTCTGTAGACTTTGAGGTTGGTGCAGGAAGAAGACTAGCAGTGTGGATAATTTTTTCTGTGAGAACCATAAGCCAACATAGGCTGAGCCTAATGTGTGGCCTCATTATTGAGGCTATTTCAAATACAGACTCCCTCTCTTGGAAGGTACACAATGATTGGGCCTGGAAATTGTGCAGTCAGATGGAAGTAGCATCATGATCAGAATGTAAGAAGCACATTTTCTCTGAATCAGGATAAACCTCACTGATCAGGGCTTACCTCTTTCTAcctctgagattctttttttttttttttttttttttgagacagagtcttgctctgttgcccaagtgcagtggtataatattggctcactgcaacctccgcctcctgggttcaagcgattttcctgcctcagccccctgagtagctgggattacaggtgtgcaccaccatgcctggctaatttttgtatttttagtagagagacggttttgccatgttgcccaggctggtctggaactcctgacctcaggtgatccacctgcctcagcctcccaaagtgatgggattacaggcatgatccacctcacccggccttcagtttcctttttttctaatagtAAGATACAAATTTGGGGGAAATGTTTTTACTTTCTCAGTTTTGTGTATCATAAATCTATAAGGGCTTATAATAATGGACATAACACCTATCATCATGGTTAGAGTTTGGAATCAAATTTGTGGAAacggctgggcgtagtggctcatgcctgtaatcccagcactttgggaagctgaggcgggtggatcacctgaggccaggagttcgaggccagcctggccaacatagtgaaaccccatctctactaaaaatacaaaaattagcggggcatggtcgtgggcgcctgtaatcccagccactcgggaggctgaggcaggagaatcgcttgaacccaggaggtggaggttgcagtgagccgaggctgtgccactgcactccagcctgggcaacagagtgagactctgtctcaaaaaaaaaaaaaaaaaaaaaattctggaaactaGAATTTTCTACTTAATCACCTGTGGGACGTTCTCTGCTGCTGCCATCTTGTGGCCACTTGGAGTAATAACATTCACAGTGTGCCTTTGGTCAGTCCAGTGACTCACCAGATGATGTAGGAAGGTCCTCTGGATTCTGTGTAAATATTTCCGATGACAGGTTTCCAATTATTCTACAAGACAGGCTATACCTATGGTGTAAAGCTTTGCTTATTAGAAAGTTCTTTCTGAAACTGAGTCAAATTCTGCTTTTATTCCATTTCTATAcaattctttttctactttctaattttttttgggggggggtggggacaggatcttggtctgttgcctaggctggagtgcaatggcgtgatcatagttcactgcagcttcaaactcctgggctagcTCCTAgctagcctctcaagtagttaggaccatgggtgtgtgccaccacgcctggctaatttattattattattattatttttgagacagagtctcactctgtcacccaggctagagtacagtggcacaatattggctcactgcaacctccagctcccaggttcaagtgattctcctgtctcagcttcccaagcagctgcgattacaagcgtgcaccaacacgctggctaattttcgtatttttagtagagatgaggtttcgccatgttgcccaggctattcttgaactcctgaccttaagtaatccatctgcctcagtcttccaaagtgctgggattgcagatgtaagccaccatacctgtcctgcctggctgatttttaaaattattttttgtagagagagggtctagctatgttgcccaaactggtcttaaactcctgggctcaagcaatcctcctgccttggtctcccaaagtgttgggattactggtgtgagccactgcacccagccctctaattctaaaaaaaaaaaaaaaattgaaggcagCTGCTTATCATATTTCCCTAAatcttttttcctaaatattttagcTTCTTTATCTCTCCCTGAATGATTCCCAGAGCCTTCATTCATCATCCAGGATCTGAGACAGGGATGCTGGTGCAAGTGATTTACTGGGGAGTGGCCACAGGGGAAACCTGTAGGGAAGCCAGGGAAACAGGATGGGCAAGAGGGCGGAGCTAAGCAAGGATGCAGTTTAGCCAGAGACCAGCCCAGCCTGATGCCACGGGGAGCTCTGGATCCTGAGTGGTGCTACAGAGTGAGTCTCACCTTGAGGCAAGGGGTTCAGTCTTGTATACTGTGACACTCAGTCATTGGCTCTGGGGGTGAGGGGTGTTCGAGGAAACCTTCCTGAGTGAAGTGGTTCCCATTTGGGCAAGGGCAGTTCTCAGGAGGGTTAGCAGCTGACGCTCAACAGCATGTGGGAAATGGGTGACCAGGAAAGAGGATCTGTATACCTTCTGCTCATATCTCATCTCAGTCATTATAGTCAGACCAGGACCCAAATATCCCAGGTGTAGTCTGAAGTGTAGTATTCAAGGAATccaggccgagcacagtggctcatgcttataatcccagcactttgggaggccgaggcaggcagatcccttgagcctgggaagtcaaggctgcagtgagccaagatcgggccactgcactccagcctgggtaacagagtgagaccctgtctggaaaaaaaaacaaaaaagagttcaAGAGATTCATTATATCCCATTCTCCTTAGTCCTGTATTAACAGTCCAGGCTTACATTTGGGTTGTCTGATCGAAACCCCAAGatatttttcacataaaattgCTCCCAGGCCAAGTGTCTTCCATCAATGCCTATGGCATGGTGATACCAAAAGCAAAAGCAGGTAAAATTGTATTCCTTTAAATTTTCCTCTTGTCAGTTTGGACTCACATTCTAGCTAACTGAGCCCTCATTGAATCTGGATTCTATCATCTAATCCAGGACTCTACGCTCTGTCTTCTGCAGACTTGATCCGTGTGTCTCTTTGGTAACTTTCAACTCCCTTGTCTGTTCATTACCTTTGGGCTGGTcatctctgtttgtttgtttgtttgtttgtttgttttttaagatggagcctcgttctcttgcctaggctggagtgcagtgacacaatctcagctcactgcaacctccgccttccaggttcaagcaattctcctgcctcagccttctgagcagctgggactacaggtgcatgccaccacatctggctaatttttgtatttttagtagggatggtgtttcaccatgttggccaggctggtctcgaactcctgacctcaggtgatccacctgccttggcctcccaaaatgttaggattccaggtgtgagccacagcgcccagccagggCTGGTCATCTCTTAATATCTGGCTGTCACTGCCCCTGCCTGATGATATCTGTTCTGTTGCTGTCCGCAGAACAGCACTACAGAGGGAACTTTGGTTGAAAATGGCCAGCAGCAAGCCTGAGGCCAGGGCCATAGAAAGAGAGCCATGTTTATTTCAGAAACATGAGTCTGAAATAAGTAGACAGCCCGGAACCTAGGTGGTTAAGTAGTTAATGTTATGTGACCAATATAGAAAACTTGAGACTATCAGCTCAGTAGCCCTGAGCCTTCTCATAACTTGACAGGTTCTGGGAAggtatctgaaaataatttaagaaatgtattctggccagacgcggtggctcacgcctgtaatcgcagcactttgggagactgaggcggatggatcacctgaagtcaggagtttgagaccagcctggccaacataatgaaaccctgtctctactaaaaatacaaaaattagccaggagtggtggcacatgcctgtagtcccagctacttgggaggctgaggcaggagaatcgcttgaacccaggaggcggaggttacagtgagctgagatcgtgccactgcactccagcctgggtgacagagcaaaactctgtctcaaaaaaaaaaagagaaaaagaaatgtattcaaCCAATATTCAACTCATTTAAATGAGTTGTAGAGTGGTATATGATTACCTTAAGCTTTATAATTTGCAGAGAATTATACATCATCTAGGATAACATTTTCCACATATCCAACTGCACCATCACTTGCAGCATCAGACCCAGAGGAggcaggtagcatgatgccttctccctccctccatcagcTCCAAGGCTCACACATCGAACTGGCCCTGGGGCAGGGAAGGTCACTCCTCCGCTGACCCTGACTGAGGTGTTGAGACAGTCTTTTCTCACCAGGCCTCCATTAGCAGAAGAAGCCACCATTCTGAGTAGTCCTGCAAGCATGTTTCTCTCTGCTGGCCTTGTCCAGAACTGGCAAGCCCTTTCCCCTAAAGGGCAGTAGAGGAAAAGGGTCACCATGAAAGGCAGATCATACTTAGGAAATGCCAAGGAGCACCTAAAATCCCCTTATGTAACCCCAGAGATATGTATGTCCCACTGACATTTGGGACACACCAACTTGCAGCATCTATTCTGGAGTGGAGAATCATCTAATTATTCCGTCCTCCCATCCCTATCCTCCCAGACCAAAGACCTAAAAATCATGAGAGCAGTAAGACTGCATAGTGGAAACCACATTAGAAACTTATTGCATTTGTCACCTCTGAACCAcaaagtagatttttttctttcctagttAGAGGCATGGAGCTTTACATATGACAAGTGTTCTCTCATTTGTTACCCTGCCCACTAAGTTCAATAAGTCTCTACATGATTGGATTCTCTTTACAAAGCAACTTAAACGAATTGCAGTTATGATATCAAGGAAAGATTCCAGTGCTGAAGAACAGCCTGTTTTGGAATTTACTCCCCCAAATGCAGGCACAAGGCGAATTTCATACTGGGATGGCTTAACTAACCTGTCTTGATTTTAGAGTCACTATATCTGTCTACatttaaaatagataattatCTTTTAACTAGGCCAAAGCATTCAGGTTACAAAAAGTCACAGTGAAAAGTTAAGTTCTTGTCTCTGCAGGAAGCAGGCAAgagccccaccctcctgggcGCAGCCGCAGCTGCCcaaactgcagctgcagacccaggcatctctgcactctctGGGGCCAGGAAGGGCCCCCCTGCCCCTGCAGACTCAGAGGTGTCTGTTCCCACTTCCTGGACTCTCTCTGCTCCTGGCACCCACTCCGATCTTGGAGCAAGGTTGGGGTCAAGCCTGGGTGCTGTCACAGCCCAGCCAGGTTGTGACACAGcagccccctgctgccttggccccctctggactttgggcactgaTCAGTAcgagagggaggctgaggtgggggctgagggcagctcatTGCTGGTCTGCAGGCG is drawn from Homo sapiens chromosome 3, GRCh38.p14 Primary Assembly and contains these coding sequences:
- the LOC124909483 gene encoding uncharacterized protein LOC124909483, which encodes MKGRSYLGNAKEHLKSPYVTPEIFKFLSLQEAGKSPTLLGAAAAAQTAAADPGISALSGARKGPPAPADSEVSVPTSWTLSAPGTHSDLGARLGSSLGAVTAQPGCDTAAPCCLGPLWTLGTDQYEREAEVGAEGSSLLVCRRPSAQTAWHAMSCSKRQRGSWAEEGRSPVKLHLQAGESLKPDGQAVGPMDQSGNLWCFSWACPWLPMDQSACTSSALKPIKTPDSGRLGEMTGLPVVERSYRPQGLLLAES